The Miscanthus floridulus cultivar M001 chromosome 17, ASM1932011v1, whole genome shotgun sequence genome has a window encoding:
- the LOC136518291 gene encoding uncharacterized protein, with translation MPGKRTRPLGRIDLPVCFGTPSNYRKEVLTFKVVGFGGTYHAILGRPCYAKFMAVPNYTYLKLKMLGPSAIITIDSMYEHVYDRNVECIEYVEALTEAETLIAHLDQLSGKVPDSKHRTGAFEPAEAIKLVSVDPACPDDQVLRISATLDIK, from the coding sequence ATGCCAGgaaaacgcacgcgaccccttgggcgcatcgaccttcccgtctgcttcggcaccccctccaactaccgcaaggaagtcctcacctttaaGGTGGTCGGGTTtgggggaacctaccacgccatcctggggcggccgtgctatgccaagttcatggcagtccccaactatacctacctcaagctcaagatgctaggccccagCGCTATCATCACGATTGATTCCATGTACGAACATGTATACGACCGCAACGTCGAGTGCATTGAGTACGTCGAGGCTCTTacggaggctgagaccctcatcgcccacctcgaccaactcagtggcaaggtgcctgactccaagcatcgcacaggggcgttcgagcccgcggaggccatcaagcttgtctcggtcgaccccgcctgccctgaCGACCAggtgctgaggatcagcgccaccctcgacatcaaatag